One genomic segment of Brassica napus cultivar Da-Ae chromosome A3, Da-Ae, whole genome shotgun sequence includes these proteins:
- the LOC106431848 gene encoding homeobox-leucine zipper protein HAT7-like, translated as MYMYEEEKSNIVNSQEELRLEMAFPQHGFMFQQLHEDNAHHLPSPTSLPSCPPHLFYGGGNYMMNRSMSFTGVSDHHHLTKKSPTTTNMNDQDQVGDEDNLSDDGSHMMLGEKKKRLNLEQVRALEKSFELGNKLEPERKMQLAKALGLQPRQIAIWFQNRRARWKTKQLERDYDSLKKQFDALKSDNDSLQAHNKKLHAEVVALKKQDLKESGKIKRESAEASWSNNESTENINNSSEGLKDLFPSTIRSVTTSTTSAHIEHQMVQDQGFCNMFNGIDETTSAGYWAWPDQQQQHHNHHHFN; from the exons ATGTATATGTATGAGGAGGAAAAGAGCAATATTGTTAATAGTCAAGAAGAACTGAGATTGGAGATGGCCTTTCCACAGCATGGATTCATGTTTCAGCAACTTCATGAAGACAATGCTCATCACTTGCCTTCCCCTACCTCTCTCCCTTCTTGCCCTCCTCATCTCTTCTACG GAGGAGGAAACTACATGATGAACAGATCAATGTCGTTCACGGGAGTATCAGATCACCATCATCTAACTAAAAAAAGCCCGACCACGACGAACATGAATGATCAGGACCAGGTGGGAGATGAAGACAATCTGTCAGATGATGGGTCCCATATGATGTtgggagagaagaagaagcggcttAATTTAGAGCAAGTTAGGGCATTAGAGAAGAGCTTCGAGCTAGGGAACAAGCTGGAGCCTGAGAGGAAGATGCAGCTTGCTAAGGCCTTAGGGTTGCAGCCTAGGCAGATTGCGATATGGTTTCAGAACAGGAGAGCTAGGTGGAAGACAAAGCAGCTTGAGAGAGACTATGATTCTCTCAAGAAACAATTCGATGCTTTGAAATCGGACAATGATTCTCTTCAAGCCCACAACAAGAAACTCCATGCTGag GTTGTAGCATTGAAGAAACAAGACCTTAAAGAGTCAGGAAAAATCAAGAGAGAATCAGCAGAAGCTTCATGGAGCAACAATGAAAGCAcggaaaatattaataatagttCAGAGGGGTTGAAAGATCTTTTCCCTTCTACAATTCGATCTGTGACAACGAGCACGACCTCGGCTCATATTGAACATCAGATGGTTCAGGATCAAGGATTTTGCAATATGTTCAATGGTATTGATGAAACGACGTCGGCTGGTTATTGGGCATGGCCTGAccagcaacaacaacatcacAATCATCATCATTTCAATTGA